Proteins encoded by one window of Deinococcus radiodurans R1 = ATCC 13939 = DSM 20539:
- a CDS encoding aspartate aminotransferase family protein, whose amino-acid sequence MTGNEQNPSKWLAAEKKYDSGVYNKHDVVMVRGQGATVWDENGRSYIDCVVGYGVATLGHSHPDVVKAVQEQAGKLMVMPQTVPNDKRAEFLQELVGVLPQGLDRVFLCNSGTEAMEAAKKFAITATGRSRFVSMKRGFSGRSLGALSFTWEPKYREPFGDAVDNKSVDFVTYGNLDELRAAVTEQTAAVIMEPVQGEGGVRPASAEFIQEARRITREKGALLILDEIQTGFCRTGKMFACEHFGVIPDGMTLAKAIAGGTPTAAFAMMSEVADRMPAGGHGTTFGGNPLSMAAGVASLRAMKREGLAEQAREKGAYMMDKLRAIQSPKIREVRGLGLMIGVELKEKSAPYIHAMEHDEGVLCLAATPLVVRFLPPAVISKEQIDQVVAAFERVLNNVNPREERQAELRAQQSEMGQQQVSQGESVQTE is encoded by the coding sequence ATGACGGGCAACGAACAGAATCCGAGCAAGTGGCTCGCCGCCGAAAAGAAGTACGACAGCGGCGTCTACAACAAGCACGACGTGGTGATGGTGCGCGGGCAGGGCGCGACGGTGTGGGACGAGAATGGCCGCTCGTACATCGACTGCGTGGTCGGCTACGGCGTGGCGACGCTCGGCCACAGCCACCCCGATGTGGTCAAGGCCGTGCAGGAGCAGGCGGGCAAGCTGATGGTGATGCCCCAGACCGTGCCCAACGACAAGCGGGCCGAATTTCTGCAAGAACTCGTCGGCGTGCTGCCGCAGGGCCTGGACCGCGTGTTTCTGTGCAACTCCGGCACCGAGGCGATGGAAGCGGCCAAGAAGTTCGCCATCACCGCGACGGGCCGCTCGCGCTTCGTGAGCATGAAGCGGGGATTTTCGGGCCGCAGCCTGGGCGCGCTGTCCTTTACCTGGGAGCCGAAGTACCGCGAGCCGTTCGGCGACGCCGTGGACAACAAGAGCGTGGACTTCGTGACCTACGGCAACCTCGACGAACTGCGGGCCGCCGTGACCGAGCAGACCGCCGCCGTCATCATGGAACCCGTGCAGGGCGAGGGCGGCGTGCGCCCGGCGAGCGCCGAGTTTATTCAGGAGGCCCGTCGCATCACCCGTGAAAAGGGCGCCCTGCTGATTCTCGACGAAATTCAGACCGGCTTTTGCCGCACCGGCAAGATGTTCGCCTGCGAGCACTTCGGCGTAATCCCGGACGGCATGACCCTCGCCAAGGCCATCGCGGGCGGCACCCCCACCGCCGCTTTTGCCATGATGAGCGAAGTCGCTGACCGGATGCCGGCGGGCGGACACGGCACCACCTTCGGCGGCAACCCGCTGAGCATGGCCGCCGGCGTCGCCTCGCTGCGCGCCATGAAGCGCGAAGGGCTGGCCGAGCAGGCCCGCGAAAAGGGCGCGTACATGATGGACAAACTGCGCGCCATTCAGTCCCCCAAAATCCGCGAGGTGCGCGGCCTGGGCCTGATGATTGGCGTGGAACTCAAGGAAAAGAGCGCCCCCTACATCCACGCGATGGAGCACGACGAGGGCGTGCTGTGCCTCGCCGCCACGCCGCTCGTCGTGCGCTTCCTGCCCCCGGCGGTCATCAGCAAGGAGCAGATTGACCAGGTGGTCGCCGCCTTCGAGCGCGTGCTGAACAATGTCAACCCCCGCGAGGAGAGGCAAGCCGAACTGCGCGCCCAGCAGAGCGAAATGGGCCAGCAACAGGTCAGCCAGGGCGAGAGCGTCCAGACCGAGTAA
- a CDS encoding GNAT family N-acetyltransferase has protein sequence MPDLSSQPVVLRDRRPEDLPTFTRWLTDERAAWREWDAPYTPAAQTSETMQAYIRYLQVTPPDADERVIEVGGQVVGMVNRSEEEPAGGGWWDLGILIYDPAYWEGGVGTRALSLWVQDTLDWTDAHTLTVTTWSGNERMMRAARRLGFQECARVREARVVGGQRYDSVRLDLLRREWPQHGPTGA, from the coding sequence GTGCCGGACCTCTCTTCTCAACCCGTTGTCCTGCGAGACCGCCGCCCCGAGGACCTGCCCACTTTCACACGCTGGCTGACCGACGAGCGAGCGGCGTGGCGCGAGTGGGACGCGCCCTACACGCCCGCCGCGCAGACGAGCGAGACGATGCAGGCGTATATCCGCTACCTCCAGGTCACGCCCCCCGACGCCGACGAGCGCGTGATCGAGGTCGGCGGTCAGGTGGTCGGCATGGTCAACCGCTCGGAAGAGGAACCCGCGGGCGGCGGCTGGTGGGACCTCGGCATCCTGATTTACGACCCAGCGTATTGGGAGGGCGGCGTGGGCACGCGAGCGCTCTCGCTGTGGGTGCAGGACACGCTCGACTGGACCGACGCCCACACCCTGACCGTGACTACCTGGAGCGGCAACGAGCGGATGATGCGGGCCGCCCGGCGCCTGGGCTTTCAGGAATGCGCGCGGGTGCGCGAGGCGCGCGTGGTCGGGGGACAGCGCTACGACTCGGTGCGGCTCGACCTGCTCCGCAGAGAATGGCCTCAGCACGGGCCGACCGGGGCCTGA
- a CDS encoding GNAT family N-acetyltransferase, producing the protein MNTSRPPLNIRPAQPADAAFVAPLIQEAIGAVGHHLTATQSDEAAAPVIAEFFVQPGNRLSYANVLIAELGAQPVGLALTYLGEEADDLDAPLREHRRRQQLSPDITRETEGDELYLDTLATTAAARGQGIGAALIDACAQRAQTLGVPLTLLVEDGNPARRLYERSGFVPAGRRELAGHGYTRMERRG; encoded by the coding sequence ATGAACACGTCCCGACCCCCACTGAACATCCGCCCCGCACAGCCCGCTGACGCCGCCTTTGTCGCCCCGCTGATTCAGGAAGCCATCGGCGCCGTGGGCCACCACCTGACCGCCACGCAGAGCGACGAGGCCGCCGCGCCCGTCATCGCCGAGTTCTTCGTGCAGCCCGGCAACCGCCTGAGCTATGCCAACGTCCTGATTGCCGAACTCGGTGCTCAGCCGGTGGGCCTCGCGCTGACCTACCTCGGCGAGGAAGCCGACGACCTCGACGCCCCGCTGCGCGAGCACCGCCGCCGCCAGCAGCTCTCACCTGACATCACCCGCGAAACCGAAGGCGACGAGTTGTACCTCGACACCCTGGCGACCACCGCCGCCGCGCGGGGGCAGGGCATCGGCGCCGCCCTCATCGACGCCTGCGCGCAGCGGGCTCAGACGCTGGGCGTGCCGCTGACCCTGCTGGTGGAAGACGGCAACCCGGCGCGGCGGCTGTACGAACGCAGCGGATTTGTGCCTGCCGGACGGCGCGAACTGGCAGGGCACGGCTACACCCGGATGGAGCGGCGAGGGTAA
- a CDS encoding GNAT family N-acetyltransferase, translating to MPELTLRERRPEDLPIQWHWEHEQPRPAWKLWDAPYFHEPSQPSTLGLAEYCAKMNEQGSEGLRIIALDDRCIGEISRFQEKPRDSGWWEIGVLIYDPAHWGGGFGRQALRLWTDATFAETDAHLITLTTWSGNERMVRAAQRAGYRECARIPEARLWQGQRWDSVKLGILRREWENGRHEHVPTPTEHPPRTAR from the coding sequence ATGCCCGAACTGACCTTGCGCGAACGCCGCCCCGAAGACTTACCAATTCAGTGGCACTGGGAGCATGAACAGCCCCGCCCAGCATGGAAGCTCTGGGACGCCCCCTATTTTCATGAGCCCTCCCAGCCGTCCACGCTCGGTCTGGCCGAGTACTGCGCCAAAATGAACGAGCAGGGGTCGGAAGGCCTCCGAATCATTGCCCTGGATGACCGCTGCATCGGCGAGATTTCGCGTTTTCAGGAAAAACCGCGCGACAGTGGCTGGTGGGAAATCGGTGTCCTGATCTACGACCCGGCCCACTGGGGTGGCGGCTTCGGCAGGCAAGCCCTGCGCCTGTGGACAGACGCCACCTTCGCCGAAACGGACGCCCACCTCATCACCCTGACCACCTGGAGCGGCAACGAACGGATGGTTCGCGCGGCCCAGCGCGCCGGCTACCGCGAGTGCGCCCGGATTCCCGAAGCGCGGCTGTGGCAGGGCCAGCGCTGGGACAGCGTGAAACTGGGCATCTTGCGCCGCGAGTGGGAGAATGGCCGGCATGAACACGTCCCGACCCCCACTGAACATCCGCCCCGCACAGCCCGCTGA
- a CDS encoding Gfo/Idh/MocA family protein produces the protein MPLKPEIPKPEAEQKRVGFAIVGIGKLSAEELIPAARTSQHAYIAALVTSEEDKGEAFARAFDLTPDDVYSYDDFEKLAGRDDVEAVYIVLPNSLHREYVERAAKMGKHVLCEKPLSVNEQDAQAMVDACRAANVLLMTAYRCQYTPEHWAARDAVQGGKLGKVKLLDSIHVQSEDDPSVWRLKLDLAGGGPLPDVGLYSVNIIRFVLGQEPEWVFAALHQPEGDPRFGEVEESVSAMLGFPGGVIANVLTSYGALKTTTLRVMGEEGSLLMDPAFPYDGLGLEITTDDGTFSPSFPEYDQFSREFDHFAQCVRGGQTPWTPGEEGVADHRVMDAIYESARTGKRVELRPVEKKDASRGPQKPELPGEGQ, from the coding sequence ATGCCCCTGAAACCCGAGATTCCCAAGCCCGAAGCCGAGCAAAAGCGCGTCGGGTTCGCCATCGTCGGCATCGGCAAGCTCAGCGCCGAGGAACTGATTCCGGCGGCCCGGACCAGCCAGCACGCCTACATCGCTGCACTCGTCACGAGCGAGGAGGACAAAGGCGAAGCGTTCGCGCGGGCCTTCGACCTCACGCCCGACGACGTGTACAGCTACGACGACTTTGAAAAGCTCGCCGGGCGCGACGACGTGGAAGCCGTCTACATCGTGCTGCCCAACTCTTTGCACCGCGAGTACGTGGAGCGGGCCGCGAAGATGGGCAAACATGTGCTGTGCGAAAAGCCGCTGAGCGTCAACGAGCAGGACGCGCAGGCGATGGTGGACGCCTGCCGGGCGGCGAACGTGCTGCTGATGACCGCTTACCGCTGCCAGTACACCCCCGAACACTGGGCGGCCCGCGACGCCGTGCAGGGCGGCAAACTCGGCAAAGTCAAGCTGCTCGACTCCATCCACGTGCAGTCCGAGGACGACCCCAGCGTGTGGCGGCTCAAACTTGACCTCGCCGGGGGCGGCCCGCTGCCCGACGTGGGCCTCTACAGCGTCAACATCATCCGCTTCGTGCTGGGCCAGGAGCCGGAGTGGGTCTTCGCCGCGCTGCACCAGCCAGAGGGCGACCCGCGCTTTGGGGAAGTCGAGGAATCGGTCAGCGCCATGCTGGGCTTTCCCGGCGGCGTCATCGCCAACGTGCTCACCAGCTACGGCGCCCTGAAAACCACCACCCTGCGCGTGATGGGTGAGGAAGGCAGCCTGCTGATGGACCCGGCGTTTCCCTACGACGGCCTGGGGCTGGAAATCACCACCGACGACGGCACCTTTTCCCCCAGTTTCCCCGAGTACGACCAGTTCTCCCGCGAGTTCGACCACTTCGCGCAGTGCGTTCGCGGCGGGCAGACGCCGTGGACGCCCGGCGAGGAAGGTGTGGCCGACCACCGCGTGATGGACGCTATCTACGAGAGCGCGCGCACCGGCAAACGGGTGGAGCTGCGGCCCGTGGAGAAGAAAGACGCCTCACGCGGCCCGCAGAAGCCGGAGCTGCCCGGCGAAGGCCAGTAA
- a CDS encoding lycopene cyclase family protein: MAPFSPASSDVLVIGGGPSGTALSAELAARGLDVQQLAPHPPRPFPATYGAWLGDLPTWARGCAEQVWTDVRAYTGPQPTSLGQPYALLDNAALLRTLRGLADWTWVEGAALHAERSGAGWTVYGAGGERWQTRLVVDASGHGALVSPVRFPGGAALQTAYGVVARFRRPPVTPGSMVWMDYRTPAPELKRGEATFLYAMHLGGDRYFVEETSLIARPAPTRAELRRRLLARLSAQGTPPHATESEEWVAFPMNAQAPAPGGVLAYGAAAGRVHPVSGFQVAGALSDAPGVATAIATALCQGKDAAAAGWAALWSPERRAAREVHLLGVGALLGLERAELPHFFGTFFGLPREQWARFLHPDTDAGTLARTMLRVFAQTGGRVRLPLARAALAQPAASGRALAAAAGLKI; this comes from the coding sequence ATGGCGCCTTTTTCCCCCGCGAGTTCCGACGTGCTGGTCATCGGCGGCGGCCCGAGCGGCACCGCCCTGAGCGCCGAACTCGCCGCGCGGGGACTGGACGTGCAGCAGCTCGCACCGCATCCACCCCGGCCTTTTCCCGCCACCTACGGGGCCTGGCTCGGCGACCTGCCCACCTGGGCGCGAGGCTGCGCGGAGCAGGTCTGGACCGACGTGCGCGCGTACACCGGTCCCCAGCCCACATCGCTGGGGCAGCCTTATGCGCTGCTCGACAACGCCGCGTTGCTGCGGACCCTGCGCGGGCTTGCCGACTGGACCTGGGTGGAAGGAGCCGCCCTGCACGCCGAGCGCAGCGGCGCAGGCTGGACCGTGTACGGCGCGGGCGGCGAGCGTTGGCAGACCCGGCTGGTCGTGGACGCCAGTGGGCATGGGGCGCTCGTGTCTCCGGTCCGGTTTCCCGGTGGCGCGGCGTTGCAGACGGCCTACGGGGTGGTGGCCCGCTTTCGCCGCCCGCCGGTCACACCCGGCAGCATGGTGTGGATGGACTACCGCACGCCCGCGCCGGAGCTGAAGCGGGGCGAGGCGACCTTTCTCTACGCCATGCACCTCGGCGGGGACCGCTATTTCGTGGAGGAAACGAGCCTGATTGCCCGGCCTGCTCCGACCCGCGCCGAGTTGCGGCGGCGGCTGCTCGCCCGGCTGAGCGCCCAGGGCACACCGCCCCACGCCACCGAGAGCGAGGAATGGGTGGCCTTTCCCATGAATGCCCAGGCCCCCGCGCCTGGCGGCGTGCTCGCTTACGGCGCGGCGGCGGGCCGGGTCCATCCGGTGAGCGGTTTTCAGGTGGCCGGGGCACTCAGTGACGCGCCGGGAGTGGCCACCGCCATTGCCACAGCCCTTTGCCAGGGTAAAGACGCCGCCGCCGCTGGCTGGGCCGCCCTGTGGTCCCCGGAGCGACGCGCCGCCCGCGAGGTGCATCTGCTCGGCGTGGGGGCGCTGCTGGGGCTGGAACGGGCCGAGCTGCCGCATTTTTTCGGCACCTTCTTCGGCCTGCCGCGCGAGCAGTGGGCGCGTTTCCTGCACCCCGACACCGACGCGGGCACCCTGGCGCGGACCATGCTGCGGGTGTTCGCGCAGACGGGGGGCCGGGTACGCCTGCCGCTCGCCCGTGCCGCCCTCGCGCAGCCCGCCGCGAGTGGCCGGGCACTGGCCGCCGCTGCGGGGCTGAAGATTTGA
- a CDS encoding anti-sigma factor domain-containing protein, translating to MGAACAAGARPRAGSGLCTAPGRRRRLPYAAVPNAQLEAVYGPGGAVARLVRLDDGRVYVRMDRPLEAGRIYQLWRLLPGPANASLPRSLGLFASDVMTHPMPLQAVLAVSVEPPGGSSQPSTPLLFKFRLR from the coding sequence GTGGGCGCTGCCTGCGCTGCTGGCGCTCGGCCTCGCGCTGGTTCTGGGCTTTGCACTGCGCCCGGCAGGCGACGCCGCCTCCCGTACGCGGCGGTGCCGAATGCCCAGCTGGAGGCTGTGTACGGGCCGGGCGGCGCGGTGGCCCGGCTGGTGCGTCTGGACGATGGCCGGGTGTATGTCCGCATGGACCGGCCCCTAGAAGCGGGGCGCATCTACCAGTTGTGGCGGCTGCTGCCCGGCCCGGCCAACGCTTCGCTGCCGCGCTCGCTGGGGCTGTTCGCCAGCGACGTGATGACCCACCCGATGCCACTGCAAGCCGTGCTCGCCGTCAGCGTGGAGCCGCCCGGCGGCAGCAGCCAGCCGAGCACGCCGCTGCTGTTCAAGTTCCGGTTGCGTTGA
- a CDS encoding sigma-70 family RNA polymerase sigma factor, translating to MSADPFSHAPPAGPFSTDSGARPGPAPAFPSDEQVLRDMAAGHEGALLELHRRYARALYGLGGRILASPEAIQQGVEDALMTAWHHAAHYEPARASVHGWLISIAHHRFLQLRRGAGGTLRLHDQFGRLDTPGDQDLHLLALAYYCGEPPARLAEISGLPQPAVEEALLSAISRLPGLAQEALAKAAVPAPAPPAEPTAEAAEDDLFPTLSSLAATAPVTRVEPWEPPRRPEQREPETEAEAVLPEASEATLPVSEPLPNAEPEATQPAEQSPETTAPEVQA from the coding sequence ATGAGCGCCGACCCCTTCTCCCACGCCCCCCCTGCGGGGCCTTTTTCGACCGATTCCGGCGCCCGGCCAGGGCCCGCTCCGGCTTTTCCCAGCGACGAACAGGTGCTGCGCGACATGGCCGCCGGGCACGAGGGCGCGCTGCTCGAACTGCACCGCCGCTACGCCCGGGCGCTCTACGGCCTCGGCGGGCGCATTCTGGCGTCGCCCGAGGCCATTCAGCAAGGAGTCGAGGACGCGCTCATGACCGCCTGGCACCACGCCGCCCACTACGAACCCGCGCGGGCCAGCGTGCATGGCTGGCTCATCAGCATCGCCCACCACCGCTTCTTGCAACTGCGGCGCGGCGCGGGCGGCACCCTGCGGCTGCACGACCAGTTCGGGCGCCTCGACACCCCCGGCGACCAGGACCTGCACCTGCTGGCGCTGGCCTACTACTGCGGCGAGCCGCCCGCCCGCCTCGCAGAAATCAGCGGCCTGCCGCAGCCCGCCGTCGAGGAAGCGTTGCTCTCGGCCATCAGCCGCCTGCCGGGACTCGCACAGGAAGCGCTGGCAAAAGCGGCAGTGCCTGCCCCCGCCCCGCCCGCAGAACCCACCGCAGAAGCGGCAGAGGACGACCTCTTCCCCACCCTGTCCAGCCTCGCCGCCACCGCGCCGGTCACGCGGGTGGAACCCTGGGAACCGCCGCGCCGCCCGGAACAGCGCGAGCCGGAGACAGAGGCGGAGGCGGTGCTGCCGGAAGCTTCCGAGGCCACTTTGCCTGTTTCAGAACCTCTCCCTAACGCAGAACCCGAAGCCACCCAACCCGCCGAGCAAAGCCCGGAGACCACCGCGCCCGAGGTCCAGGCATGA
- a CDS encoding twin-arginine translocase TatA/TatE family subunit, protein MSLGPFEIILILVVIALLFGAKKLPELMKGMGQGIREFKNEVKDPAAPVPPLQPGQPLQPGQTAQTTVTAQPVVDVASRQLDPMIDPVTGAPVVNEPVVQVPGERR, encoded by the coding sequence ATGTCACTTGGACCATTCGAAATTATCCTGATTCTGGTCGTGATCGCTCTCCTGTTCGGTGCCAAAAAGCTCCCCGAGCTGATGAAAGGCATGGGCCAGGGCATCCGCGAGTTCAAGAACGAGGTCAAGGACCCCGCCGCGCCGGTGCCGCCTCTCCAGCCCGGCCAGCCCCTCCAGCCGGGTCAGACCGCGCAGACCACCGTGACCGCTCAGCCGGTGGTGGACGTGGCCTCGCGCCAGCTCGACCCCATGATCGACCCGGTGACGGGTGCGCCGGTGGTCAACGAACCCGTCGTGCAGGTGCCCGGCGAGCGCCGCTGA
- the tatC gene encoding twin-arginine translocase subunit TatC: MTQLPPPEQTVLKPAPPELASAPLFDHLEELRRRLILSVVFLAVGMVIAFTYRVQLIELVKVPLTYSELYTTGKVQLVTTKLASQLLLSFNLAFWAGLTLALPFIVWQIWAFIAPGLYPQERRWGLPFILGAGFAFAAGVVFGYKLVLPTMVPFLIEFLAGTVTQMQDLQEYIGTVVTFLVAFGVAFELPILAVILTRLGIVNHTMLRQGWRFALIGIMILAAVITPTPDPANMALVAVPLYALYELGVVLSRVFRVIAPEEQERPAPMS, encoded by the coding sequence ATGACCCAATTGCCGCCCCCGGAGCAGACCGTGCTTAAGCCAGCCCCGCCGGAACTGGCGAGCGCGCCGCTGTTCGACCACCTTGAGGAGCTGCGGCGGCGCCTGATTCTCAGCGTCGTGTTTCTGGCCGTCGGCATGGTGATCGCCTTTACCTACCGCGTGCAGCTTATCGAGCTGGTCAAGGTGCCGCTGACCTACTCGGAGCTCTACACCACCGGCAAGGTGCAGCTCGTGACCACCAAGCTCGCCTCGCAGCTCTTGCTGAGTTTCAACCTCGCCTTCTGGGCGGGGCTGACGCTGGCGCTGCCTTTTATCGTGTGGCAGATCTGGGCGTTTATCGCGCCGGGGCTCTACCCGCAGGAGCGGCGCTGGGGCCTGCCCTTCATCCTGGGCGCGGGGTTCGCCTTCGCGGCGGGCGTGGTGTTCGGCTACAAGCTGGTGCTGCCGACGATGGTGCCCTTCCTGATCGAGTTTCTGGCCGGGACCGTCACCCAGATGCAGGACCTGCAGGAGTACATCGGTACCGTCGTGACCTTTCTGGTCGCTTTCGGGGTGGCCTTCGAGCTGCCGATCCTGGCGGTGATCCTGACGCGGCTGGGCATCGTCAACCATACGATGCTGCGCCAGGGCTGGCGCTTTGCGCTGATCGGCATCATGATTCTGGCCGCCGTCATCACGCCCACCCCTGACCCCGCCAACATGGCGCTGGTGGCGGTGCCGCTCTACGCGCTGTACGAACTCGGCGTGGTGCTCTCGCGGGTCTTCCGCGTGATTGCGCCCGAGGAACAGGAGCGGCCCGCGCCGATGTCCTGA
- a CDS encoding prolipoprotein diacylglyceryl transferase gives MDPVFLQIGNFTIAWYGVLMMLGIAAGYWLGLKLARERGLNADLFERMILWMLFWGFVGARLVFVLTSWHIFEGIPFPRVLLDIVNLRNGGISIHGGLIGGVLTLIYFARRYRLNFYQYADLAVPGVAFGIIGGRLGNIMNGTDTVGRVTGWPIGYHWPASARAFHEGMCRPNPNPDMDLSKYCHEVGGQIMMTAPVHFTQLYGVIIGIILAVASYFWLKSRVPGWAFWQFWLWYSILRAGWEETFRLNPLTIKTYLNQGLDAPGIGLWTDTQIFSVPLILVSLWMLWRLRQRRQVTVPTVPVQSQS, from the coding sequence ATGGACCCCGTTTTTTTACAGATCGGCAACTTTACGATTGCCTGGTACGGCGTGCTGATGATGCTGGGCATCGCAGCCGGCTACTGGCTGGGCCTCAAGCTGGCGCGCGAACGCGGCCTGAACGCCGACCTCTTCGAGCGGATGATTCTCTGGATGCTGTTCTGGGGCTTCGTCGGGGCGCGGCTGGTGTTCGTGCTGACCTCGTGGCACATCTTCGAGGGCATCCCCTTTCCACGCGTGCTGCTCGACATCGTCAACCTTCGCAACGGCGGCATTTCCATTCACGGTGGGCTGATCGGCGGGGTACTTACGCTGATTTACTTTGCCCGGCGCTACCGCCTCAACTTCTACCAGTACGCCGATCTCGCGGTGCCGGGCGTCGCCTTCGGCATCATCGGCGGACGCCTGGGCAACATCATGAACGGCACCGACACGGTGGGCCGCGTGACCGGCTGGCCCATCGGCTACCACTGGCCCGCCAGCGCCCGCGCCTTTCACGAGGGCATGTGCCGCCCCAACCCCAACCCCGACATGGACCTTTCCAAGTACTGCCACGAGGTCGGCGGCCAGATCATGATGACTGCGCCGGTGCACTTCACGCAGCTCTACGGCGTCATCATCGGCATCATCCTCGCCGTCGCGTCTTACTTCTGGCTCAAGTCCAGAGTGCCCGGCTGGGCCTTCTGGCAGTTCTGGCTGTGGTACTCCATCCTGCGCGCCGGGTGGGAAGAAACCTTCCGCCTCAACCCGCTGACCATCAAGACCTACCTCAATCAGGGTCTGGACGCCCCCGGCATCGGCCTGTGGACCGACACCCAGATTTTCAGCGTGCCGCTCATTCTGGTCAGCCTGTGGATGCTGTGGCGACTGCGCCAGCGTCGGCAGGTGACGGTGCCCACCGTGCCCGTCCAATCACAGAGCTAA
- the glmU gene encoding bifunctional UDP-N-acetylglucosamine diphosphorylase/glucosamine-1-phosphate N-acetyltransferase GlmU encodes MTEQTRPLDVVILAAGQGTRMNSALPKVLHPVAGRPMVAWAVKAARDLGARKIVVVTGHGAEQVEAAVQQPGVAFARQERQLGTGDAFLSGASALTEGGADILVLYGDTPLLRPDTLRELVASHREQGSAMTVLTGELPDATGYGRIVRGEGGAVERIVEQKDASDAEKAIGEFNSGVYVFDERAPELARRIGNDNKAGEYYLTDLLGLYRAGGATVRAFRLSDPDEVLGANDRAGLTQLEATLQRRINEGHLKAGVSISLPGTVLIEDTVEIGRDVVIEPGALLRGQTRIAGGAVIGAYSVITDSVIHERAVIKAHSVLEQAEVGAGSDVGPFARLRPGSVLGEGVHIGNFVETKNARLDAGVKAGHLAYLGDVEIGAETNVGAGTIVANFDGLNKHQSKVGAGVFIGSNTTLIAPRVVGDAAFIAGGSAIHDDVPEGAMAVARGKQRNIEGWARRYWAAPERREKLAKKLPWLAGWLSRTQG; translated from the coding sequence ATGACCGAACAAACCCGTCCCCTGGACGTAGTGATTCTTGCCGCCGGGCAAGGCACCCGCATGAACTCCGCCCTTCCCAAGGTGCTGCACCCCGTCGCGGGCCGCCCGATGGTCGCCTGGGCCGTGAAGGCCGCCCGTGACCTCGGCGCGCGCAAAATAGTCGTCGTGACCGGGCACGGCGCCGAGCAGGTGGAAGCCGCCGTGCAGCAGCCCGGTGTGGCGTTTGCCCGTCAGGAGAGGCAGCTCGGGACCGGCGACGCCTTTCTCAGCGGAGCCTCGGCGCTCACGGAAGGCGGCGCCGACATTCTGGTGCTTTACGGCGATACGCCGCTGCTGCGGCCCGACACCCTGCGCGAACTCGTCGCCAGCCACCGCGAGCAGGGCAGCGCCATGACCGTGCTGACCGGCGAACTGCCCGACGCCACCGGCTATGGCCGCATCGTGCGCGGTGAGGGCGGCGCGGTGGAGCGCATCGTGGAGCAGAAAGACGCCAGCGACGCTGAAAAGGCCATCGGGGAATTCAACTCCGGCGTCTATGTCTTCGACGAGCGGGCGCCCGAACTCGCCCGGCGCATCGGCAACGACAACAAGGCGGGCGAGTACTACCTGACCGACCTGCTCGGCCTTTACCGCGCGGGAGGCGCCACCGTCCGCGCCTTTCGCCTCTCCGACCCCGACGAGGTGCTCGGCGCCAACGACCGTGCGGGCCTGACGCAGCTTGAGGCCACCCTGCAACGCCGCATCAACGAGGGGCACCTGAAAGCGGGCGTGAGCATCTCGCTGCCCGGCACCGTGCTGATCGAAGACACCGTGGAGATCGGGCGCGACGTGGTGATCGAACCCGGCGCATTGCTGCGCGGGCAAACGCGAATTGCCGGGGGCGCCGTGATCGGGGCGTACTCGGTCATCACCGACTCGGTCATTCACGAGCGGGCCGTCATCAAGGCCCACAGCGTGCTGGAACAGGCCGAAGTCGGCGCGGGGAGCGACGTGGGGCCCTTTGCCCGCCTGCGCCCCGGCAGCGTGCTCGGCGAGGGCGTTCACATCGGCAACTTCGTGGAAACCAAGAACGCGCGGCTCGATGCGGGCGTCAAGGCGGGGCACCTCGCTTACCTCGGTGACGTGGAAATCGGTGCGGAGACCAACGTCGGCGCGGGCACCATCGTCGCCAACTTCGACGGCCTGAACAAGCACCAGAGCAAAGTCGGCGCGGGCGTCTTCATCGGGTCCAACACCACCCTGATCGCGCCGCGCGTGGTGGGCGACGCGGCGTTCATCGCGGGCGGCAGCGCCATTCACGACGATGTTCCCGAAGGGGCGATGGCTGTGGCACGCGGCAAACAGCGCAACATCGAGGGCTGGGCGCGGCGCTACTGGGCGGCCCCCGAGCGACGCGAGAAACTTGCCAAGAAGCTGCCCTGGCTGGCGGGGTGGCTGAGCCGGACGCAGGGGTAA